The following proteins are co-located in the Tachysurus vachellii isolate PV-2020 chromosome 19, HZAU_Pvac_v1, whole genome shotgun sequence genome:
- the fbxl5 gene encoding F-box/LRR-repeat protein 5: MAPFPDEVDVFTGPHWRMKQLVGLYCDKLTKTNFSNNNDFRAFLQTLCATFKEFKIHEQIENEYIIDQLQQRSRTTYNVHSDNKLSEMLLLFEKGLRNVKSECEQLNYARQLKERLDAFTQDFLPHMKEEEEVFQPMLMKYFTYEELKAIKRQVIAQHCSKQQWDTAAEVLKGLNLWSRAEELHKAFKYSDHEKTEDECDIQASTHISALPQEVLVRLFRYLGPEDLCRCGQVCRTWAEVVKTGSLWRHLYPVRWARGDYYRGPPGEPDQDPDEDWVQNLQDEGRAYQEWDEDADVDESEEARKDSLAISAVRKEKKLLNGMIQNLLPEVGSSVRTLSLAYSAAVSSKMVRQILSHCPNLMHLDLTQTDVTDSAFESWAELGACRTLEHLDLSGCEKITDYTLKNLALGLGDLTAPRFSKNSPDCKNKLLKTSSSAIKLLDERSGYSLGRTRTALVFKWRPGGRSTSCSPVWVLDPGVLADIEDAADWTRRGGVAAGNGEGHDDILGVQAQEGGRSCCCRRSMKRRSFRTDIGSAYLQQLYGTLGEMQCGHSTCCGSDTSLRTVKGAQCEPQATGGITELWTKCPTEGKTRTERSGACRALRFLSLSGCYQITDFGLRCLSQGGGLPLLEHLNLSGCLFITEVGLHELVSVCPSLNDEHFYYCDNINGPHADRASGCQNLQCGFRVCCRSGE; the protein is encoded by the exons ATGGCTCCCTTTCCCGACGAGGTGGACGTGTTCACCGGGCCACACTGGCGAATGAAGCAGCTGGTCGGTCTTTACTGCGATaag CTGACGAAGACGAACTTCTCCAACAACAATGACTTCCGCGCGTTCCTCCAGACGCTCTGCGCCACCTTCAAGGAGTTCAAGATCCACGAGCAGATCGAGAACGAATACATCATCGATCAGCTGCAGCAGCGCAGCCGCACCACCTACAACGTGCATTCCGACAACAAGCTCTCCGAGATGCTGTTGCTCTTTGAAAAGGGCCTCAGGAATGTCAAA AGCGAGTGCGAACAGCTGAACTACGCTCGGCAGCTGAAAGAGCGGCTTGATGCTTTCACTCAGGACTTCCTTCCTCACatgaaggaggaagaggag GTGTTCCAGCCCATGCTGATGAAGTACTTCACCTACGAGGAGCTGAAGGCCATAAAGAGACAAGTGATAGCGCAGCACTGCAGCAAGCAACAGTGGGACACGGCCGCCGAGGTGCTGAAGGGCTTGAACCTGTGGAGTCGGGCCGAGGAGCTACACAAGGCCTTCAAATACTCCGACCACGAGAAGACCGAGGACG AATGCGACATTCAGGCGAGCACACACATCTCAGCACTGCCTCAGGAGGTCCTGGTGCGGCTGTTCCGTTACCTGGGCCCGGAGGACCTGTGCCGCTGTGGTCAGGTGTGCCGTACCTGGGCAGAGGTGGTTAAAACGGGCTCTCTGTGGAGACACCTGTACCCGGTCCGCTGGGCCAGAG GTGATTATTACCGTGGTCCTCCAGGAGAGCCGGACCAGGATCCCGATGAAGACTGGGTGCAGAACCTGCAGGACGAAGGACGAGCCTATCAGGAGTGGGACGAGGACGCGGACGTCGACGAATCAG AGGAGGCACGCAAGGACTCTCTGGCCATCAGTGCAGTGCGCAAAGAAAAGAAGTTGCTGAACGGAATGATCCAGAACCTTCTCCCAGAGGTTGGGTCATCGGTTCGCACCCTCAGCCTGGCTTACAGTGCTGCCGTCTCCAGCAAAATG GTGCGTCAGATCCTGAGTCATTGCCCGAATCTCATGCACTTGGATCTCACTCAGACCGATGTTACCGATTCAGCTTTTGAAAG TTGGGCAGAGTTGGGGGCGTGTCGCACGCTCGAGCATTTGGACCTATCGGGGTGTGAGAAGATCACTGACTACACGCTGAAGAATTTGGCCCTGGGTTTAGGAGATCTGACCGCACCCAGGTTTTCAAAGAACAGCCCCGACTGCAAAAACAAGCTTCTGAAGACGTCGTCGTCTGCCATCAAACTTCTGGACGAGCGCTCTGGGTATTCTCTAGGACGCACGCGCACGGCTCTCGTCTTCAAGTGGAGGCCCGGCGGGCGGAGCACGAGCTGCAGCCCCGTTTGGGTTCTGGATCCAGGCGTCCTCGCCGACATAGAGGACGCAGCTGATTGGACTAGGAGAGGAGGCGTGGCGGCTGGAAACGGCGAGGGGCACGATGATATTTTAGGAGTGCAGGCGCAGGAAGGCGGCAGGTCGTGCTGCTGTAGGAGGAGCATGAAGCGGCGGAGCTTTAGGACTGACATTGGCTCCGCCTACTTGCAGCAGCTGTATGGCACGCTGGGGGAAATGCAGTGTGGTCACTCTACATGTTGTGGCTCAGACACCTCTTTAAGGACAGTGAAAGGTGCACAGTGTGAGCCTCAAGCCACAGGGGGCATCACTGAGCTTTGGACTAAATGCCCTACTGAGGGCAAGACAAGGACTGAACGGTCAGGAGCCTGTAGAGCTCTGAGGTTCCTCAGCTTGTCAGGATGCTATCAGATCACAGACTTCGGCCTGag gTGTCTCTCTCAGGGAGGAGGACTTCCTCTGCTTGAGCATCTGAACCTCTCGGGCTGTCTGTTCATCACTGAAGTGGGACTGCATGAGCTGGTGTCCGTGTGTCCCTCACTCAACGACGAACACTTCTACTACTGCGATAACATCAACg GTCCTCATGCCGACCGAGCGAGCGGATGCCAGAATCTGCAGTGTGGCTTCAGGGTTTGCTGTCGCTCCGGAGAGTGA
- the abcg2a gene encoding broad substrate specificity ATP-binding cassette transporter ABCG2: MPENRNMDGMKKGGYGATVSFHNIHYSVSFRSGIPCKQKKTQKNILIDLNGIMKPGLNAILGATGSGKSSFLDVLAARKDPNGLTGEVLIDGAPQPPNFKCLSGYVVQDDVVMGTLTVRENLRFSAALRLPKSISQKEKEEKVQRLIEELGLTKVADSRVGTQLIRGISGGERKRTNIGMELIIDPSVLFLDEPTTGLDASTANSVLSLLKRMSNHGRTIILSIHQPRYSIYRLFDSLTLLVSGRQVYHGPAQSALEYFSDIGFTCEAHNNPADFFLDVINGDYSAMSQNKLEDNPELDQKQDASTIEEHLVQEYKQWSYYKQTREELEQITQGQNYDNRPKSRTITYNTSFCHQFKWVLKRTFRNLMLNPQTSFAQVGVTVFLALIVGAIFFGVSDNSSGIQNRMGALFFITTNQCFGSLSSAELFITERKLFLHEYVSGYYRVSVYFLCKMLSDILVLRTVPAIVFSSVAYWMIGFKADVGPFFFFMFTVAMTAYTATSMVMAISADQNVVAIANIYMTITFVFMMIFSGLLVNLPSIADWLNWLKYFSIPRYGLTGLLVNEFVGLKFHNPPLNLHPGSNFTVFPNSTTGEEFLTEQGIDYSTWGMWQNIVALACMQVIFLCIAYLKLRLIKKFT, encoded by the exons ATGccagaaaacagaaacatggATGGTATGAAGAAAGGAGGCTATGGAGCTACAGTGAGCTTCCACAACATCCATTATAGCGTCAGCTTCAGGTCTGGGATTCCCTGCAAACAGAAAAAGACCCAGAAAAACATCCTCATCGACCTCAA CGGAATTATGAAGCCTGGACTGAACGCCATATTAGGAGCCACCGGGAGCGGAAAGTCATC ttttttaGATGTACTGGCAGCAAGAAAAGATCCAAATGGATTGACTGGAGAGGTGCTGATAGATGGAGCACCACAGCCACCCAACTTTAAATGTCTGTCTGGATATGTAGTGCAG gatgaTGTGGTGATGGGAACACTGACAGTGAGGGAGAATCTGCGCTTCTCAGCAGCGTTAAGGCTTCCAAAGTCCATCAGtcagaaagagaaggaggagaaagtGCAGCGACTGATTGAAGAGCTCGGGCTGACTAAAGTAGCTGACTCACGg GTTGGCACACAGCTGATTCGTGGAATTTCAGGaggtgagagaaagaggacCAACATCGGCATGGAGCTCATCATCGATCCGTCTGTCCTCTTCCTGGATGAGCCGACGACCGGACTGGACGCTAGCACGGCTAACTCTGTACTGTCACTGCTgaagag GATGTCAAATCACGGCCGGACCATCATCCTCTCAATCCACCAGCCACGTTACTCCATTTACCGGCTGTTTGACTCACTCACCCTGCTGGTTTCGGGCAGACAGGTTTACCACGGGCCTGCTCAGAGCGCACTGGAATACTTCAGCGACATCGGTTTCACCTGTGAAGCCCATAACAACCCCGCTGACTTCTTCCTGGATGTCATTAATGGAGATTATTCTGCAATGTCTCAGAACAAACTAGAGGATAATCCAG AGCTGGATCAAAAGCAAGACGCATCGACCATCGAGGAGCATCTGGTGCAGGAGTACAAGCAGTGGTCTTATTACAAGCAGACCAGAGAGGAGTTGGAGCAGATCACACAGGGACAAAATTACGACAACCGGCCCAAATCACGCACCATCACCTACAACACGTCCTTCTGCCACCAGTTCAAATGGGTTCTGAAGAGGACGTTCCGCAACCTGATGCTCAACCCACAGACCTCCTTCGCTCAG GTCGGTGTAACGGTTTTCTTAGCCTTGATTGTTGGTGCCATCTTTTTTGGCGTGTCGGACAATTCAAGCGGAATCCAGAACAG GATGGGTGCCTTGTTCTTCATCACTACCAACCAGTGTTTCGGCTCGCTGTCCTCCGCCGAACTCTTCATCACAGAACGCAAACTCTTCCT ACACGAGTATGTTAGCGGTTATTACAGAGTGTCCGTGTACTTCCTGTGCAAGATGCTCTCAGATATTCTCGTACTACGCACAGTTCCAGCCATTGTCTTCAGCTCAGTGGCCTACTGGATGattg GGTTTAAAGCTGACGTTgggccattttttttcttcatgttcacTGTGGCCATGACGGCGTACACGGCCACGTCCATGGTGATGGCCATCTCTGCTGATCAGAATGTAGTGGCCATCGCTAACATCTACATGACCATCACCTTCGTCTTCATGATG ATTTTCTCAGGGCTGTTGGTGAATTTACCGAGCATCGCTGACTGGCTCAACTGGCTCAAATACTTCAGCATTCCACGCTATGGCCTTACT GGTCTCCTGGTGAATGAGTTTGTTGGGCTGAAGTTCCATAATCCTCCTCTGAATCTGCATCCTGGCTCCAACTTTACTGTATTCCCCAA CTCGACGACTGGAGAGGAATTTCTGACGGAGCAGGGCATCGATTACTCCACCTGGGGCATGTGGCAGAATATCGTGGCTCTGGCCTGCATGCAAGTCATATTCCTGTGTATCGCATACCTGAAACTGCgcttaattaaaaaatttacaTAG